One Brassica napus cultivar Da-Ae chromosome A5, Da-Ae, whole genome shotgun sequence DNA window includes the following coding sequences:
- the LOC106414099 gene encoding UDP-glucuronate:xylan alpha-glucuronosyltransferase 1-like isoform X5, whose translation MANPPAAVVATSATGDPRRRLSASISEAICKRRFRRNSKSGGRSDMVKPFNILNFPTQDKNSSCCCSVFQIVKVLLCILLSATLFTIIYSPEAYHSLSHSSRWIWRRQDPRYVSDLEISWDDVTKTIASVQEGRTIGVLNFDTKEIRRWRDVAMTKDNEDDENVVELDLEHAEKNVTWDALYPEWIDEEQEKDVPVCPNLPKIKVPTRRLDLVVVKLPCRNEGNWSRDVARLHLQMAAATVAASAKGFFGGHVMFVSRCFPMPNLFRCKDLVSRRGDVWLYKPNLDTLRDKLQLPIGSCELSLPFGIKERPSLGNPKREAYATILHSAHVYVCGAIAAAQSIRQSGSTRDLVIVVDENISGYHRSGLEAAGWQIRTIQRIRNPKAEKDAYNEWNYSKFRLWQLTDYDKIIFIDADLLILRNIDFLFSMPEISATGNNGTLFNSGVMVIEPCNCTFQLLMEHINEIESYNGGDQGYLNEVFTWWHRIPKHMNFLKHFWVGDEDDVKRKKTELFGAEPPILYVLHYLGMKPWLCYRDYDCNFNSDIFVEFATDIAHRRWWMVHDAMPQRV comes from the exons ATGGCAAACCCTCCCGCCGCTGTCGTTGCAACCTCTGCAACCGGAGACCCTCGGCGTCGCCTCTCAGCTTCCAT CAGTGAAGCAATATGCAAGAGAAGGTTCCGGAGAAACAGCAAAAGCGGTGGCAGATCGGATATGGTGAAACCTTTTAATATCCTCAATTTTCCGACACAAGACAAAAACAGTAGTTGTTGTTGCAGCGTGTTTCAGATCGTGAAGGTTCTCTTGTGTATCCTTTTATCGGCTACTCTCTTCACCATCATCTATTCCCCTGAAGCTTATCATTCCCTTTCCCACTCTTCTAG ATGGATATGGAGAAGACAAGATCCAAGATATGTCTCGGACCTGGAGATAAGTTGGGACGATGTGACCAAAACCATTGCAAGCGTTCAAGAAGGCCGTACGATTGGTGTCTTAAATTTCGATACGAAAGAGATCCGACGGTGGAGAGATGTAGCCATGACTAAAGACAACGAGGATGATGAAAACGTTGTTGAATTAGATTTGGAGCACGCAGAAAAGAACGTGACTTGGGACGCACTCTACCCAGAGTGGATCGATGAGGAGCAAGAAAAAGATGTCCCTGTTTGTCCTAACCTCCCAAAGATCAAAGTGCCTACAagaagactagatctggtcgTTGTGAAGCTTCCTTGTCGGAACGAAGGAAACTGGTCAAGAGACGTCGCGAGATTGCATCTGCAGATGGCGGCAGCAACGGTGGCAGCTTCGGCGAAAGGGTTCTTCGGAGGTCACGTGATGTTTGTCTCGAGATGTTTCCCGATGCCGAATCTATTTCGGTGTAAGGATCTCGTGTCTAGGAGAGGCGATGTTTGGTTGTATAAACCTAATCTTGATACCTTGAGAGACAAGCTTCAGCTTCCTATTGGTTCTTGTGAGCTCTCTCTTCCTTTCGGAATCAAAG AGAGACCAAGCTTAGGAAaccctaaaagagaagcttacgcAACAATTCTTCATTCTGCTCACGTTTACGTCTGCGGAGCAATCGCGGCCGCACAGAGCATAAGACAGTCAGGCTCAACGAGAGACCTCGTGATCGTCGTCGATGAAAACATCAGCGGTTATCACAGGAGCGGACTCGAAGCTGCTGGTTGGCAAATCAGGACAATACAGCGGATTCGAAACCCTAAAGCAGAGAAAGACGCTTACAACGAGTGGAACTACAGCAAGTTCAGACTATGGCAACTCACTGACTACGACAAAATCATCTTCATAGATGCAGATCTCTTAATCTTGAGAAACATCGACTTCTTGTTCTCGATGCCTGAGATCTCAGCTACGGGAAACAATGGCACTCTGTTTAACTCGGGAGTTATGGTGATCGAGCCTTGCAACTGCACGTTTCAGCTTTTGATGGAACATATAAACGAGATTGAGTCGTACAACGGTGGAGATCAAGGTTACTTGAACGAGGTGTTCACGTGGTGGCATCGGATTCCGAAACACATGAATTTCTTGAAGCATTTTTGGGTTGGGGATGAAGATGACGTGAAGCGCAAGAAAACGGAGTTGTTTGGAGCAGAGCCTCCTATTCTTTATGTTCTTCATTACCTGGGGATGAAGCCATGGCTATGTTACCGTGACTATGACTGTAACTTCAACTCCGACATATTCGTTGAGTTTGCGACAGATATTGCTCACCGACGATGGTGGATGGTCCACGACGCAATGCCACag agggtctga
- the LOC106414099 gene encoding UDP-glucuronate:xylan alpha-glucuronosyltransferase 1-like isoform X2 encodes MANPPAAVVATSATGDPRRRLSASIEAICKRRFRRNSKSGGRSDMVKPFNILNFPTQDKNSSCCCSVFQIVKVLLCILLSATLFTIIYSPEAYHSLSHSSRWIWRRQDPRYVSDLEISWDDVTKTIASVQEGRTIGVLNFDTKEIRRWRDVAMTKDNEDDENVVELDLEHAEKNVTWDALYPEWIDEEQEKDVPVCPNLPKIKVPTRRLDLVVVKLPCRNEGNWSRDVARLHLQMAAATVAASAKGFFGGHVMFVSRCFPMPNLFRCKDLVSRRGDVWLYKPNLDTLRDKLQLPIGSCELSLPFGIKERPSLGNPKREAYATILHSAHVYVCGAIAAAQSIRQSGSTRDLVIVVDENISGYHRSGLEAAGWQIRTIQRIRNPKAEKDAYNEWNYSKFRLWQLTDYDKIIFIDADLLILRNIDFLFSMPEISATGNNGTLFNSGVMVIEPCNCTFQLLMEHINEIESYNGGDQGYLNEVFTWWHRIPKHMNFLKHFWVGDEDDVKRKKTELFGAEPPILYVLHYLGMKPWLCYRDYDCNFNSDIFVEFATDIAHRRWWMVHDAMPQELHQFCYLRSKQKAQLEYDRRQAEAANYADGHWKIRVKDKRFKICIDKLCNWKSMLRHWGESNWTDYESFVPTPPAITAVRKTSLPGHNL; translated from the exons ATGGCAAACCCTCCCGCCGCTGTCGTTGCAACCTCTGCAACCGGAGACCCTCGGCGTCGCCTCTCAGCTTCCAT TGAAGCAATATGCAAGAGAAGGTTCCGGAGAAACAGCAAAAGCGGTGGCAGATCGGATATGGTGAAACCTTTTAATATCCTCAATTTTCCGACACAAGACAAAAACAGTAGTTGTTGTTGCAGCGTGTTTCAGATCGTGAAGGTTCTCTTGTGTATCCTTTTATCGGCTACTCTCTTCACCATCATCTATTCCCCTGAAGCTTATCATTCCCTTTCCCACTCTTCTAG ATGGATATGGAGAAGACAAGATCCAAGATATGTCTCGGACCTGGAGATAAGTTGGGACGATGTGACCAAAACCATTGCAAGCGTTCAAGAAGGCCGTACGATTGGTGTCTTAAATTTCGATACGAAAGAGATCCGACGGTGGAGAGATGTAGCCATGACTAAAGACAACGAGGATGATGAAAACGTTGTTGAATTAGATTTGGAGCACGCAGAAAAGAACGTGACTTGGGACGCACTCTACCCAGAGTGGATCGATGAGGAGCAAGAAAAAGATGTCCCTGTTTGTCCTAACCTCCCAAAGATCAAAGTGCCTACAagaagactagatctggtcgTTGTGAAGCTTCCTTGTCGGAACGAAGGAAACTGGTCAAGAGACGTCGCGAGATTGCATCTGCAGATGGCGGCAGCAACGGTGGCAGCTTCGGCGAAAGGGTTCTTCGGAGGTCACGTGATGTTTGTCTCGAGATGTTTCCCGATGCCGAATCTATTTCGGTGTAAGGATCTCGTGTCTAGGAGAGGCGATGTTTGGTTGTATAAACCTAATCTTGATACCTTGAGAGACAAGCTTCAGCTTCCTATTGGTTCTTGTGAGCTCTCTCTTCCTTTCGGAATCAAAG AGAGACCAAGCTTAGGAAaccctaaaagagaagcttacgcAACAATTCTTCATTCTGCTCACGTTTACGTCTGCGGAGCAATCGCGGCCGCACAGAGCATAAGACAGTCAGGCTCAACGAGAGACCTCGTGATCGTCGTCGATGAAAACATCAGCGGTTATCACAGGAGCGGACTCGAAGCTGCTGGTTGGCAAATCAGGACAATACAGCGGATTCGAAACCCTAAAGCAGAGAAAGACGCTTACAACGAGTGGAACTACAGCAAGTTCAGACTATGGCAACTCACTGACTACGACAAAATCATCTTCATAGATGCAGATCTCTTAATCTTGAGAAACATCGACTTCTTGTTCTCGATGCCTGAGATCTCAGCTACGGGAAACAATGGCACTCTGTTTAACTCGGGAGTTATGGTGATCGAGCCTTGCAACTGCACGTTTCAGCTTTTGATGGAACATATAAACGAGATTGAGTCGTACAACGGTGGAGATCAAGGTTACTTGAACGAGGTGTTCACGTGGTGGCATCGGATTCCGAAACACATGAATTTCTTGAAGCATTTTTGGGTTGGGGATGAAGATGACGTGAAGCGCAAGAAAACGGAGTTGTTTGGAGCAGAGCCTCCTATTCTTTATGTTCTTCATTACCTGGGGATGAAGCCATGGCTATGTTACCGTGACTATGACTGTAACTTCAACTCCGACATATTCGTTGAGTTTGCGACAGATATTGCTCACCGACGATGGTGGATGGTCCACGACGCAATGCCACag GAGCTTCATCAATTTTGTTACTTGCGATCCAAGCAAAAGGCTCAGCTGGAATATGATCGCCGGCAAGCCGAGGCTGCGAACTATGCCGACGGCCACTGGAAAATAAGAGTAAAGGACAAGAGATTCAAGATTTGCATCGATAAACTGTGTAACTGGAAAAGCATGTTGCGGCATTGGGGAGAATCAAACTGGACCGACTACGAGTCTTTTGTACCAACACCACCGGCCATCACCGCCGTCCGGAAAACCTCGCTTCCCGGCCATAACTTGTGA
- the LOC106414099 gene encoding UDP-glucuronate:xylan alpha-glucuronosyltransferase 1-like isoform X1 — translation MANPPAAVVATSATGDPRRRLSASISEAICKRRFRRNSKSGGRSDMVKPFNILNFPTQDKNSSCCCSVFQIVKVLLCILLSATLFTIIYSPEAYHSLSHSSRWIWRRQDPRYVSDLEISWDDVTKTIASVQEGRTIGVLNFDTKEIRRWRDVAMTKDNEDDENVVELDLEHAEKNVTWDALYPEWIDEEQEKDVPVCPNLPKIKVPTRRLDLVVVKLPCRNEGNWSRDVARLHLQMAAATVAASAKGFFGGHVMFVSRCFPMPNLFRCKDLVSRRGDVWLYKPNLDTLRDKLQLPIGSCELSLPFGIKERPSLGNPKREAYATILHSAHVYVCGAIAAAQSIRQSGSTRDLVIVVDENISGYHRSGLEAAGWQIRTIQRIRNPKAEKDAYNEWNYSKFRLWQLTDYDKIIFIDADLLILRNIDFLFSMPEISATGNNGTLFNSGVMVIEPCNCTFQLLMEHINEIESYNGGDQGYLNEVFTWWHRIPKHMNFLKHFWVGDEDDVKRKKTELFGAEPPILYVLHYLGMKPWLCYRDYDCNFNSDIFVEFATDIAHRRWWMVHDAMPQELHQFCYLRSKQKAQLEYDRRQAEAANYADGHWKIRVKDKRFKICIDKLCNWKSMLRHWGESNWTDYESFVPTPPAITAVRKTSLPGHNL, via the exons ATGGCAAACCCTCCCGCCGCTGTCGTTGCAACCTCTGCAACCGGAGACCCTCGGCGTCGCCTCTCAGCTTCCAT CAGTGAAGCAATATGCAAGAGAAGGTTCCGGAGAAACAGCAAAAGCGGTGGCAGATCGGATATGGTGAAACCTTTTAATATCCTCAATTTTCCGACACAAGACAAAAACAGTAGTTGTTGTTGCAGCGTGTTTCAGATCGTGAAGGTTCTCTTGTGTATCCTTTTATCGGCTACTCTCTTCACCATCATCTATTCCCCTGAAGCTTATCATTCCCTTTCCCACTCTTCTAG ATGGATATGGAGAAGACAAGATCCAAGATATGTCTCGGACCTGGAGATAAGTTGGGACGATGTGACCAAAACCATTGCAAGCGTTCAAGAAGGCCGTACGATTGGTGTCTTAAATTTCGATACGAAAGAGATCCGACGGTGGAGAGATGTAGCCATGACTAAAGACAACGAGGATGATGAAAACGTTGTTGAATTAGATTTGGAGCACGCAGAAAAGAACGTGACTTGGGACGCACTCTACCCAGAGTGGATCGATGAGGAGCAAGAAAAAGATGTCCCTGTTTGTCCTAACCTCCCAAAGATCAAAGTGCCTACAagaagactagatctggtcgTTGTGAAGCTTCCTTGTCGGAACGAAGGAAACTGGTCAAGAGACGTCGCGAGATTGCATCTGCAGATGGCGGCAGCAACGGTGGCAGCTTCGGCGAAAGGGTTCTTCGGAGGTCACGTGATGTTTGTCTCGAGATGTTTCCCGATGCCGAATCTATTTCGGTGTAAGGATCTCGTGTCTAGGAGAGGCGATGTTTGGTTGTATAAACCTAATCTTGATACCTTGAGAGACAAGCTTCAGCTTCCTATTGGTTCTTGTGAGCTCTCTCTTCCTTTCGGAATCAAAG AGAGACCAAGCTTAGGAAaccctaaaagagaagcttacgcAACAATTCTTCATTCTGCTCACGTTTACGTCTGCGGAGCAATCGCGGCCGCACAGAGCATAAGACAGTCAGGCTCAACGAGAGACCTCGTGATCGTCGTCGATGAAAACATCAGCGGTTATCACAGGAGCGGACTCGAAGCTGCTGGTTGGCAAATCAGGACAATACAGCGGATTCGAAACCCTAAAGCAGAGAAAGACGCTTACAACGAGTGGAACTACAGCAAGTTCAGACTATGGCAACTCACTGACTACGACAAAATCATCTTCATAGATGCAGATCTCTTAATCTTGAGAAACATCGACTTCTTGTTCTCGATGCCTGAGATCTCAGCTACGGGAAACAATGGCACTCTGTTTAACTCGGGAGTTATGGTGATCGAGCCTTGCAACTGCACGTTTCAGCTTTTGATGGAACATATAAACGAGATTGAGTCGTACAACGGTGGAGATCAAGGTTACTTGAACGAGGTGTTCACGTGGTGGCATCGGATTCCGAAACACATGAATTTCTTGAAGCATTTTTGGGTTGGGGATGAAGATGACGTGAAGCGCAAGAAAACGGAGTTGTTTGGAGCAGAGCCTCCTATTCTTTATGTTCTTCATTACCTGGGGATGAAGCCATGGCTATGTTACCGTGACTATGACTGTAACTTCAACTCCGACATATTCGTTGAGTTTGCGACAGATATTGCTCACCGACGATGGTGGATGGTCCACGACGCAATGCCACag GAGCTTCATCAATTTTGTTACTTGCGATCCAAGCAAAAGGCTCAGCTGGAATATGATCGCCGGCAAGCCGAGGCTGCGAACTATGCCGACGGCCACTGGAAAATAAGAGTAAAGGACAAGAGATTCAAGATTTGCATCGATAAACTGTGTAACTGGAAAAGCATGTTGCGGCATTGGGGAGAATCAAACTGGACCGACTACGAGTCTTTTGTACCAACACCACCGGCCATCACCGCCGTCCGGAAAACCTCGCTTCCCGGCCATAACTTGTGA
- the LOC106414099 gene encoding UDP-glucuronate:xylan alpha-glucuronosyltransferase 1-like isoform X3, with amino-acid sequence MANPPAAVVATSATGDPRRRLSASISEAICKRRFRRNSKSGGRSDMVKPFNILNFPTQDKNSSCCCSVFQIVKVLLCILLSATLFTIIYSPEAYHSLSHSSRWIWRRQDPRYVSDLEISWDDVTKTIASVQEGRTIGVLNFDTKEIRRWRDVAMTKDNEDDENVVELDLEHAEKNVTWDALYPEWIDEEQEKDVPVCPNLPKIKVPTRRLDLVVVKLPCRNEGNWSRDVARLHLQMAAATVAASAKGFFGGHVMFVSRCFPMPNLFRCKDLVSRRGDVWLYKPNLDTLRDKLQLPIGSCELSLPFGIKERPSLGNPKREAYATILHSAHVYVCGAIAAAQSIRQSGSTRDLVIVVDENISGYHRSGLEAAGWQIRTIQRIRNPKAEKDAYNEWNYSKFRLWQLTDYDKIIFIDADLLILRNIDFLFSMPEISATGNNGTLFNSGVMVIEPCNCTFQLLMEHINEIESYNGGDQGYLNEVFTWWHRIPKHMNFLKHFWVGDEDDVKRKKTELFGAEPPILYVLHYLGMKPWLCYRDYDCNFNSDIFVEFATDIAHRRWWMVHDAMPQRLRLRLRAFADAVSSGFKRFVRLVLRLEIGASSILLLAIQAKGSAGI; translated from the exons ATGGCAAACCCTCCCGCCGCTGTCGTTGCAACCTCTGCAACCGGAGACCCTCGGCGTCGCCTCTCAGCTTCCAT CAGTGAAGCAATATGCAAGAGAAGGTTCCGGAGAAACAGCAAAAGCGGTGGCAGATCGGATATGGTGAAACCTTTTAATATCCTCAATTTTCCGACACAAGACAAAAACAGTAGTTGTTGTTGCAGCGTGTTTCAGATCGTGAAGGTTCTCTTGTGTATCCTTTTATCGGCTACTCTCTTCACCATCATCTATTCCCCTGAAGCTTATCATTCCCTTTCCCACTCTTCTAG ATGGATATGGAGAAGACAAGATCCAAGATATGTCTCGGACCTGGAGATAAGTTGGGACGATGTGACCAAAACCATTGCAAGCGTTCAAGAAGGCCGTACGATTGGTGTCTTAAATTTCGATACGAAAGAGATCCGACGGTGGAGAGATGTAGCCATGACTAAAGACAACGAGGATGATGAAAACGTTGTTGAATTAGATTTGGAGCACGCAGAAAAGAACGTGACTTGGGACGCACTCTACCCAGAGTGGATCGATGAGGAGCAAGAAAAAGATGTCCCTGTTTGTCCTAACCTCCCAAAGATCAAAGTGCCTACAagaagactagatctggtcgTTGTGAAGCTTCCTTGTCGGAACGAAGGAAACTGGTCAAGAGACGTCGCGAGATTGCATCTGCAGATGGCGGCAGCAACGGTGGCAGCTTCGGCGAAAGGGTTCTTCGGAGGTCACGTGATGTTTGTCTCGAGATGTTTCCCGATGCCGAATCTATTTCGGTGTAAGGATCTCGTGTCTAGGAGAGGCGATGTTTGGTTGTATAAACCTAATCTTGATACCTTGAGAGACAAGCTTCAGCTTCCTATTGGTTCTTGTGAGCTCTCTCTTCCTTTCGGAATCAAAG AGAGACCAAGCTTAGGAAaccctaaaagagaagcttacgcAACAATTCTTCATTCTGCTCACGTTTACGTCTGCGGAGCAATCGCGGCCGCACAGAGCATAAGACAGTCAGGCTCAACGAGAGACCTCGTGATCGTCGTCGATGAAAACATCAGCGGTTATCACAGGAGCGGACTCGAAGCTGCTGGTTGGCAAATCAGGACAATACAGCGGATTCGAAACCCTAAAGCAGAGAAAGACGCTTACAACGAGTGGAACTACAGCAAGTTCAGACTATGGCAACTCACTGACTACGACAAAATCATCTTCATAGATGCAGATCTCTTAATCTTGAGAAACATCGACTTCTTGTTCTCGATGCCTGAGATCTCAGCTACGGGAAACAATGGCACTCTGTTTAACTCGGGAGTTATGGTGATCGAGCCTTGCAACTGCACGTTTCAGCTTTTGATGGAACATATAAACGAGATTGAGTCGTACAACGGTGGAGATCAAGGTTACTTGAACGAGGTGTTCACGTGGTGGCATCGGATTCCGAAACACATGAATTTCTTGAAGCATTTTTGGGTTGGGGATGAAGATGACGTGAAGCGCAAGAAAACGGAGTTGTTTGGAGCAGAGCCTCCTATTCTTTATGTTCTTCATTACCTGGGGATGAAGCCATGGCTATGTTACCGTGACTATGACTGTAACTTCAACTCCGACATATTCGTTGAGTTTGCGACAGATATTGCTCACCGACGATGGTGGATGGTCCACGACGCAATGCCACag cggttgcggttgcggctgcgggcgtttgcggatgcggtttctagcggttttaagagatttgtacgactggttctgcggttagaaattg GAGCTTCATCAATTTTGTTACTTGCGATCCAAGCAAAAGGCTCAGCTGGAATATGA
- the LOC106414099 gene encoding UDP-glucuronate:xylan alpha-glucuronosyltransferase 1-like isoform X4 has product MANPPAAVVATSATGDPRRRLSASISEAICKRRFRRNSKSGGRSDMVKPFNILNFPTQDKNSSCCCSVFQIVKVLLCILLSATLFTIIYSPEAYHSLSHSSRWIWRRQDPRYVSDLEISWDDVTKTIASVQEGRTIGVLNFDTKEIRRWRDVAMTKDNEDDENVVELDLEHAEKNVTWDALYPEWIDEEQEKDVPVCPNLPKIKVPTRRLDLVVVKLPCRNEGNWSRDVARLHLQMAAATVAASAKGFFGGHVMFVSRCFPMPNLFRCKDLVSRRGDVWLYKPNLDTLRDKLQLPIGSCELSLPFGIKERPSLGNPKREAYATILHSAHVYVCGAIAAAQSIRQSGSTRDLVIVVDENISGYHRSGLEAAGWQIRTIQRIRNPKAEKDAYNEWNYSKFRLWQLTDYDKIIFIDADLLILRNIDFLFSMPEISATGNNGTLFNSGVMVIEPCNCTFQLLMEHINEIESYNGGDQGYLNEVFTWWHRIPKHMNFLKHFWVGDEDDVKRKKTELFGAEPPILYVLHYLGMKPWLCYRDYDCNFNSDIFVEFATDIAHRRWWMVHDAMPQRF; this is encoded by the exons ATGGCAAACCCTCCCGCCGCTGTCGTTGCAACCTCTGCAACCGGAGACCCTCGGCGTCGCCTCTCAGCTTCCAT CAGTGAAGCAATATGCAAGAGAAGGTTCCGGAGAAACAGCAAAAGCGGTGGCAGATCGGATATGGTGAAACCTTTTAATATCCTCAATTTTCCGACACAAGACAAAAACAGTAGTTGTTGTTGCAGCGTGTTTCAGATCGTGAAGGTTCTCTTGTGTATCCTTTTATCGGCTACTCTCTTCACCATCATCTATTCCCCTGAAGCTTATCATTCCCTTTCCCACTCTTCTAG ATGGATATGGAGAAGACAAGATCCAAGATATGTCTCGGACCTGGAGATAAGTTGGGACGATGTGACCAAAACCATTGCAAGCGTTCAAGAAGGCCGTACGATTGGTGTCTTAAATTTCGATACGAAAGAGATCCGACGGTGGAGAGATGTAGCCATGACTAAAGACAACGAGGATGATGAAAACGTTGTTGAATTAGATTTGGAGCACGCAGAAAAGAACGTGACTTGGGACGCACTCTACCCAGAGTGGATCGATGAGGAGCAAGAAAAAGATGTCCCTGTTTGTCCTAACCTCCCAAAGATCAAAGTGCCTACAagaagactagatctggtcgTTGTGAAGCTTCCTTGTCGGAACGAAGGAAACTGGTCAAGAGACGTCGCGAGATTGCATCTGCAGATGGCGGCAGCAACGGTGGCAGCTTCGGCGAAAGGGTTCTTCGGAGGTCACGTGATGTTTGTCTCGAGATGTTTCCCGATGCCGAATCTATTTCGGTGTAAGGATCTCGTGTCTAGGAGAGGCGATGTTTGGTTGTATAAACCTAATCTTGATACCTTGAGAGACAAGCTTCAGCTTCCTATTGGTTCTTGTGAGCTCTCTCTTCCTTTCGGAATCAAAG AGAGACCAAGCTTAGGAAaccctaaaagagaagcttacgcAACAATTCTTCATTCTGCTCACGTTTACGTCTGCGGAGCAATCGCGGCCGCACAGAGCATAAGACAGTCAGGCTCAACGAGAGACCTCGTGATCGTCGTCGATGAAAACATCAGCGGTTATCACAGGAGCGGACTCGAAGCTGCTGGTTGGCAAATCAGGACAATACAGCGGATTCGAAACCCTAAAGCAGAGAAAGACGCTTACAACGAGTGGAACTACAGCAAGTTCAGACTATGGCAACTCACTGACTACGACAAAATCATCTTCATAGATGCAGATCTCTTAATCTTGAGAAACATCGACTTCTTGTTCTCGATGCCTGAGATCTCAGCTACGGGAAACAATGGCACTCTGTTTAACTCGGGAGTTATGGTGATCGAGCCTTGCAACTGCACGTTTCAGCTTTTGATGGAACATATAAACGAGATTGAGTCGTACAACGGTGGAGATCAAGGTTACTTGAACGAGGTGTTCACGTGGTGGCATCGGATTCCGAAACACATGAATTTCTTGAAGCATTTTTGGGTTGGGGATGAAGATGACGTGAAGCGCAAGAAAACGGAGTTGTTTGGAGCAGAGCCTCCTATTCTTTATGTTCTTCATTACCTGGGGATGAAGCCATGGCTATGTTACCGTGACTATGACTGTAACTTCAACTCCGACATATTCGTTGAGTTTGCGACAGATATTGCTCACCGACGATGGTGGATGGTCCACGACGCAATGCCACag cggttttaa
- the LOC106412890 gene encoding agamous-like MADS-box protein AGL103: MSSSSLACLPSSSSSQIRQNHFQKTSSLKATSLAKRQVTVFKKARELSILCGIEVCVIYYGSEGELKTWPKDREKVKDMARRYSQLSDMKRRKGQDDLDKFLKKINKEDSKKKKKMKKVKVESSCKYPDWDPRFDNCSVEQLTELIQSLEHSETKLQHRLRGAVESQRQRNMYYTTMTGQEQMNHLQQHSNQVSMDQYNHGTGTLPQLPVSTSGFNQSQSLAPLPNSLTIHQNPNMESYSRLLGVQETGINEFLSMNMLPYNNNNINTNNVNVFPNQFHQNSYNMEDYSGFLGVQETGINNMSSEDYSGLLWTQGTGINGLQNMDMFGYNNNSNNNAYGFSHHQPVQYPGQRAPLGFQYMDRSTQNIRPL, translated from the coding sequence atgtcttcttcttctttggcttgTTTACCTTCTTCGTCTTCGTCGCAAATTCGACAAAACCACTTCCAAAAAACTTCCTCTTTGAAAGCTACAAGCTTAGCTAAAAGACAAGTGACTGTCTTCAAGAAAGCTCGAGAGCTTTCAATTCTCTGTGGAATCGAAGTCTGCGTCATCTACTACGGATCAGAAGGAGAGCTTAAAACATGGCCTAAAGACAGAGAGAAGGTCAAAGACATGGCTCGAAGGTACAGTCAGTTAAGCGATATGAAGCGGCGCAAAGGACAAGACGATCTTGACAAGTTTCTCAAGAAGATTAATAAAGAGGattccaagaagaagaagaagatgaagaaagtgAAAGTTGAATCCAGTTGCAAGTATCCGGATTGGGATCCGAGGTTTGATAATTGCTCTGTGGAGCAACTCACGGAACTGATCCAGTCCTTGGAGCATAGTGAAACCAAACTGCAACATAGGCTTCGAGGTGCTGTTGAATCTCAGAGACAGAGGAATATGTATTATACTACCATGACTGGTCAAGAACAGATGAATCATCTTCAACAACATTCAAACCAGGTTTCAATGGATCAGTATAACCATGGAACCGGTACGTTACCGCAACTCCCAGTCTCTACATCAGGTTTTAACCAGTCGCAATCTCTAGCACCGCTTCCGAATTCACTGACGATACACCAGAATCCTAATATGGAAAGTTACTCGAGGTTACTTGGTGTACAAGAAACTGGAATAAATGAGTTCCTGAGCATGAACATGTtaccctacaacaacaacaacatcaacacCAACAATGTTAATGTTTTTCCAAACCAGTTTCATCAGAACTCTTACAATATGGAAGATTACTCCGGCTTTCTTGGTGTACAAGAAACTGGCATCAACAACATGAGTTCGGAAGATTATTCGGGGTTACTTTGGACGCAAGGCACTGGGATTAACGGGTTACAGAACATGGACATGTTCggctacaacaacaacagcaacaatAACGCCTATGGTTTTTCACATCATCAGCCTGTTCAATATCCAGGACAAAGAGCACCACTTGGTTTTCAATACATGGATCGTTCAACACAAAACATCAGACCTCTCTAG